Proteins encoded by one window of Dialister pneumosintes:
- a CDS encoding energy transducer TonB family protein codes for MIKIYSWKKAFFTSLLIHLGTVLLIFIGITLQHGDQEIYVIDLSESITTNKEGATESLGVGIGNGDGTTNSQGRHSGNASQGIKTYVGEGMAVKGSPQSHGHSLSGEEGMEEHSFGDDSGGSSSGGDAGGGKPGIPFDREGFRVAITAHKKYPLSAIKRGITGTVYIETTLDANGNCLGVSVIESSGSEVLDNAGVKAAEETCPYPNASGHTVSITTPVIFRLE; via the coding sequence AAAAATTTATTCATGGAAAAAAGCTTTTTTCACTTCCTTACTTATTCATCTAGGAACGGTTCTTTTAATTTTTATCGGTATTACTTTACAACATGGTGATCAGGAAATCTATGTGATTGATTTAAGCGAATCTATAACTACAAATAAGGAGGGGGCTACGGAATCTTTGGGTGTCGGTATTGGAAATGGAGATGGAACTACTAACAGTCAAGGGAGACATAGCGGAAACGCTTCGCAAGGTATTAAAACATATGTAGGAGAAGGGATGGCAGTTAAAGGCAGTCCGCAATCACATGGACATAGTTTATCCGGTGAAGAAGGAATGGAAGAACATAGTTTTGGAGATGATTCGGGAGGTTCTTCTTCCGGTGGTGATGCAGGGGGAGGTAAACCGGGAATTCCTTTTGATAGGGAAGGGTTTAGAGTTGCTATTACGGCACATAAAAAATATCCGTTGTCTGCCATAAAAAGAGGTATCACCGGTACGGTATATATAGAAACGACTTTGGATGCAAATGGAAATTGTTTAGGTGTTTCCGTTATAGAATCATCCGGTTCAGAAGTACTGGATAATGCAGGCGTAAAAGCGGCGGAGGAGACTTGTCCATATCCTAATGCTTCCGGACATACCGTATCCATAACTACACCGGTTATTTTTAGACTTGAATAG